The following proteins are co-located in the Arctopsyche grandis isolate Sample6627 chromosome 3, ASM5162203v2, whole genome shotgun sequence genome:
- the LOC143908933 gene encoding L-dopachrome tautomerase yellow-f2-like isoform X1, whose translation MKHTFAFLLAALAGILSVTNAVPAAKEVGVAKLEEVYAWKQITYNIDGVPVLTSRYGGPVQDTESDDAWSFPEDDEPPKLAAAPPAATPAETSAQPSADQNRQFFNQYNNIPMGVDHWQDKLFITVPRRRGGIPSTLNYLSLAGDKDKSPGLRPYPNLKANSLDSEKPLVNVYRTRIDACDRLWMVDTGIDETPGAYRVVQPPSIVIYNLKTNELIKRYDLKSDEDYIYNDPSGFASITVDVTKKDCDNAYAYLTDLANYGLVVYSLKEDRSWRMSHNYFYLDPEEGDFNIAGLNFQWGDGIFSIALGPIQADGYRTAYFHAMASFKERAVNTRVLRNETLATRSYHEKDFVALGERGPNTQTTIHGVHQTSGVMFAAQVGRNALACWNTNKPFKKSNFDIVAQDNAKFIYPSDLKIDNEDNVWIMVNSMPIFLYSNLNTDIVNFRVYKTTVKNAVSKTVCV comes from the exons ATGAAACACACGTTTGCATTCTTGCTGGCCGCATTGGCTGGTATCCTATCTGTTACTAATGCAGTACCTGCAGCCAAAGAAGTTGGCGTTGCAAAATTGGAAGAAGTCTATGCTTGGAAACAGATCACTTACAACATAGACGGAGTACCTG TTTTGACCAGTAGATATGGCGGACCCGTTCAGGATACTGAAAGCGACGATGCCTGGTCCTTCCCAGAAGACGATGAACCGCCAAAACTAGCCGCAGCACCACCAGCAGCAACTCCag CAGAAACTTCAGCTCAACCGTCTGCCGACCAAAACAGGCAATTCTTCAACCAATACAACAACATCCCAATGGGTGTGGATCATTGGCAAGACAAACTCTTCATCACCGTTCCTAGACGTCGTGGTG GTATACCGTCAACCCTCAACTATTTAAGCTTGGCCGGGGATAAAGATAAGTCGCCGGGCCTTCGGCCATATCCCAATTTGAAGGCAAACAGTTTAGATAGTGAGAAACCTTTGGTGAACGTTTACCGTACTAGAATTGACGCTTGTGACAGACTTTGGATGGTCGATACCGGCATTGATGAAACACCTG GTGCATACAGAGTAGTCCAACCACCATCCATCGTCATTTACAACCTTAAGACTAACGAATTGATCAAAAGATACGACCTCAAATCCGACGAAGATTACATTTACAACGACCCATCAG GATTCGCTAGCATCACAGTCGATGTAACAAAAAAAGACTGCGACAACGCATATGCCTATCTGACTGACCTAGCAAACTACGGCCTCGTTGTATACAGCTTGAAAGAAGACAGGTCTTGGAGAATGAGCCACAACTATTTCTACCTGGATCCGGAAGAAGGAGACTTTAACATTGCCG GATTAAACTTCCAATGGGGCGACGGTATCTTCAGCATCGCATTGGGACCAATCCAGGCTGATGGTTATCGCACTGCTTACTTCCACGCCATGGCCAGTTTCAAAGAAAGAGCCGTCAACACTAGAGTCTTAAGAAATGAAACACTCGCTACTAGGAGCTATCATGAAAAAGATTTTGTG GCACTCGGAGAACGCGGTCCAAATACCCAGACGACTATTCACGGAGTTCATCAAACGAGCGGAGTCATGTTCGCTGCTCAAGTTGGACGAAATGCTTTGGCATGCTGGAATACGAATAAACCCTTCAAGAAGTCAAACTTTGATATTGTCGCTCAAGACAATGCTAAATTTATATACCCGTCGG ATTTGAAGATCGACAATGAAGACAATGTTTGGATTATGGTTAACAGTATGCCCATTTTCTTGTATTCGAATTTGAATACGGATATTGTAAACTTCAGAGTGTACAA GACAACGGTGAAAAATGCAGTTTCGAAAACAGTTTGCGTTTGA
- the LOC143908933 gene encoding L-dopachrome tautomerase yellow-f2-like isoform X2 — protein MKHTFAFLLAALAGILSVTNAVPAAKEVGVAKLEEVYAWKQITYNIDGVPVLTSRYGGPVQDTESDDAWSFPEDDEPPKLAAAPPAATPETSAQPSADQNRQFFNQYNNIPMGVDHWQDKLFITVPRRRGGIPSTLNYLSLAGDKDKSPGLRPYPNLKANSLDSEKPLVNVYRTRIDACDRLWMVDTGIDETPGAYRVVQPPSIVIYNLKTNELIKRYDLKSDEDYIYNDPSGFASITVDVTKKDCDNAYAYLTDLANYGLVVYSLKEDRSWRMSHNYFYLDPEEGDFNIAGLNFQWGDGIFSIALGPIQADGYRTAYFHAMASFKERAVNTRVLRNETLATRSYHEKDFVALGERGPNTQTTIHGVHQTSGVMFAAQVGRNALACWNTNKPFKKSNFDIVAQDNAKFIYPSDLKIDNEDNVWIMVNSMPIFLYSNLNTDIVNFRVYKTTVKNAVSKTVCV, from the exons ATGAAACACACGTTTGCATTCTTGCTGGCCGCATTGGCTGGTATCCTATCTGTTACTAATGCAGTACCTGCAGCCAAAGAAGTTGGCGTTGCAAAATTGGAAGAAGTCTATGCTTGGAAACAGATCACTTACAACATAGACGGAGTACCTG TTTTGACCAGTAGATATGGCGGACCCGTTCAGGATACTGAAAGCGACGATGCCTGGTCCTTCCCAGAAGACGATGAACCGCCAAAACTAGCCGCAGCACCACCAGCAGCAACTCCag AAACTTCAGCTCAACCGTCTGCCGACCAAAACAGGCAATTCTTCAACCAATACAACAACATCCCAATGGGTGTGGATCATTGGCAAGACAAACTCTTCATCACCGTTCCTAGACGTCGTGGTG GTATACCGTCAACCCTCAACTATTTAAGCTTGGCCGGGGATAAAGATAAGTCGCCGGGCCTTCGGCCATATCCCAATTTGAAGGCAAACAGTTTAGATAGTGAGAAACCTTTGGTGAACGTTTACCGTACTAGAATTGACGCTTGTGACAGACTTTGGATGGTCGATACCGGCATTGATGAAACACCTG GTGCATACAGAGTAGTCCAACCACCATCCATCGTCATTTACAACCTTAAGACTAACGAATTGATCAAAAGATACGACCTCAAATCCGACGAAGATTACATTTACAACGACCCATCAG GATTCGCTAGCATCACAGTCGATGTAACAAAAAAAGACTGCGACAACGCATATGCCTATCTGACTGACCTAGCAAACTACGGCCTCGTTGTATACAGCTTGAAAGAAGACAGGTCTTGGAGAATGAGCCACAACTATTTCTACCTGGATCCGGAAGAAGGAGACTTTAACATTGCCG GATTAAACTTCCAATGGGGCGACGGTATCTTCAGCATCGCATTGGGACCAATCCAGGCTGATGGTTATCGCACTGCTTACTTCCACGCCATGGCCAGTTTCAAAGAAAGAGCCGTCAACACTAGAGTCTTAAGAAATGAAACACTCGCTACTAGGAGCTATCATGAAAAAGATTTTGTG GCACTCGGAGAACGCGGTCCAAATACCCAGACGACTATTCACGGAGTTCATCAAACGAGCGGAGTCATGTTCGCTGCTCAAGTTGGACGAAATGCTTTGGCATGCTGGAATACGAATAAACCCTTCAAGAAGTCAAACTTTGATATTGTCGCTCAAGACAATGCTAAATTTATATACCCGTCGG ATTTGAAGATCGACAATGAAGACAATGTTTGGATTATGGTTAACAGTATGCCCATTTTCTTGTATTCGAATTTGAATACGGATATTGTAAACTTCAGAGTGTACAA GACAACGGTGAAAAATGCAGTTTCGAAAACAGTTTGCGTTTGA